The Cytobacillus firmus genome segment CCATATGTATTCGTGTCCGGCGGAAGCACGATGCTTGTTTTTACCGTAAAAGATTCTCTGCATGTTTTTGTTTCATTCATGTTGTTCCCTCCTGTTTTAATAAAGCATATCAAAAGCTGAAGGCTAATAAAAATAATTTGGATAAATATTAAAAAAATATTGCCAATAATATCCTCTTTATCATATAATCTTATTGACCAGTGTTCAATAACGAAAGGTGATTCCATGAGCCCAAGAAAATCAGCCCAAGACGAACTAACAAAAGAAGCCATTATTTCTGTAGCACGTGATCTGTTTGTTCAGGAAGGATATGCCGCAGCATCCATGAGAAAAATTGCGGACACCCTTCAGTGCAGCCACGGTGCCATCTATTATCATTTCAAAAATAAGGCCCAATTATTTTACGAAATGGTTGAAGCCGATTTTCAAAAGCTCGACCAGGTCCTCGACAGTGTGCTGAAAGAATCTGCAGAAACCAATGAACAGAAGCTTTTCAACATTTTTTACCGTTATATTCAATTTGGCCTGACCCATCAAAAGCATTATGAGCTGATGTTTTTAATTCGGGATGAGGATGTGAAAAGCTATCTGAATGAAGGACCGAATAAAAGCTACCTGCATTTTGCGCAAGCGATTAATTCACTTGCTCCAAAATCCCTTTCCATAAAGGATATTTGGTCAGTATTTTTAAGCTTGCACGGGTTTGTCACGCATTATTGCAGATCGGAAACGACGTTTGAAGAAGTGAAGGAGCTCGCCTCTTCACATGCCCAATTTTTAATAAAAGCCATTTATTAAAGAAATGACTTCGCATTTCTTTAATTTTTCCCTTTAATTGAACAGTGGTTAATAAAATAAAAAGGATGATGAAAAATGATGAAAACAGCTGCAGTTTTTGGTGCAACAGGCGGAATGGGCTATGCTTTAACAGAGGCATTATGCCGCAGAAATATAAAAACTATTGCCTTTGCCAGGTCTGAAGAAAACCTGCTTACCTTCAAGAAAGACTGGGGACCAAATGCGGTTATCCATTCAGGCGATGCACTGAATCCAGAGGATATTGAAAAGGCAGTGACAGAAGCGGATGCCGTTTTTCATGCTATCAAT includes the following:
- a CDS encoding TetR/AcrR family transcriptional regulator, whose product is MSPRKSAQDELTKEAIISVARDLFVQEGYAAASMRKIADTLQCSHGAIYYHFKNKAQLFYEMVEADFQKLDQVLDSVLKESAETNEQKLFNIFYRYIQFGLTHQKHYELMFLIRDEDVKSYLNEGPNKSYLHFAQAINSLAPKSLSIKDIWSVFLSLHGFVTHYCRSETTFEEVKELASSHAQFLIKAIY